One window of Ictalurus punctatus breed USDA103 chromosome 22, Coco_2.0, whole genome shotgun sequence genomic DNA carries:
- the pole gene encoding DNA polymerase epsilon catalytic subunit A — translation MVLQNSGRYKSDRSGGADQDKQQDDVSNLSAVKRLERSQFTDEMDARYGFERMKEPGEKTGWLINMHPTEILDDDKRMISAVDYYFIQEDGNRFKVALPYKPYFYIATKQNCEREVVSFLSKKYQGKIARLETVPKEDLDLHNHLVGLKRNYIKLSFNTVDDLIKVKREISPAVRKNREREKSNDAYTSMLSSALAGGSVMTADEDGTSKKMSDQLDNIVDMREYDVPYHIRLSIDLKIHVAHWYNVRYRGSAYPPEIVRRDDLVERPDPVVLAFDIETTKLPLKFPDAETDQIMMISYMIDGQGFLITNREIVSEDIEDFEFTPKPEYEGPFTVFNEPDEAALIQRWFEHIHETKPNIFVTYNGDFFDWPFIEVRASHHNLNMYQEIGFQKDSQGEYKASQSIHMDCLRWVKRDSYLPVGSHNLKAAAKAKLSYDPVELDPEEMCRMATEEPQTLATYSVSDAVATYYLYMKYVHPFIFALCTIIPMEPDEVLRKGSGTLCEALLMVQAFHANIVFPNKQEQVFNKLTDDGHVLDSETYVGGHVEALESGVFRSDIPCRFKMNPAAFDFLLQRVERTLRHAVEEEEKIPLEQVTNFNEVCDDIKKKLISLKEVPNRIECPLIYHLDVGAMYPNIILTNRLQPSAMVDEATCAACDFNKPGATCQRRMAWQWRGEIMPASRSEFHRIQQQLESEKFPPLFPNGKPRAFHELNREEQARHEKKRLGDYCRKAYKKVHLTRLEERVTTICQRENSFYVDTVRAFRDRRYEFKGLHKVWKKKLSTAQENCDAAEVKRCKNMEILYESLQLAHKCILNSFYGYVMRKGARWYSMEMAGIVCHTGANIITQARELIEQIGRPLELDTDGIWCVLPNSFPENFVIKSSNEKKPKVTISYPGAMLNIMVKAGFTNDQYQELLDPASLTYETRSENSIFFEVDGPYLAMILPASKEEGKKLKKRYAVFNEDGSLAELKGFEVKRRGELQLIKIFQSSVFEAFLKGTTLEEVYASVAKVADYWLDVLYSKAANMPDAELFELISENRSMSRKLEDYGEQKSTSISTAKRLAEFLGDQMVKDAGLSCRYVISRKPEGSPVTERAIPLAIFQAEVSVKKHFLRKWLKMPSLHDMDIRSILDWGYYIERLGSAIQKIITIPAALQQVKNPVPRVRHPDWLHKKLLEKNDIYKQKKISEMFTSEGKRQVANQTEPGETPDMEDFRVPQRPLQPAILISTKRKRASQGEDSQTESQELELTQSWREILGPPPPMGTTQEERLVWLRYHKKKWELQIRQRKERRKRRRMLDGEAQPTGGGVIRDGPTTGLGNFLRRTARSILDMPWQIVQIAETSHPGLYKLWAVIGTDLHCMKLNIPRVFYVNQRVPKQEDGATYKKVNRILPRSNVVYYLYQYSVPEDMYQEHINEINADLSAPDIEGVYETQVPLLFRALVQLGCVCMVNKQVVRALAGREADTFELDHLEMRSLAQFGYLEPGSVRHIYLYHHSQGHKALFGLFIPSQRKASVFVLDTVRSNQMPNLSTLYGTERTALLEKTSEELLPPEKHLFEVRAENDVKAIYRAVQRILLSYKEERRGPTLIAVQSNWELRRLAAGMAVLEEFPVVPVHVTDDISYSVLDWQRHGARRMIKHYLNLDSCLSQAFDMARYYHLPVGNLPEDISIFGSDLFLARHLRKHNHLLWLSPTARPDLGGKEADDSRLVMESDERGSVEINAPGCFSTVCVELDIQSLAVNTILQSQHVNDMEGGASIGVSFDVIQHASLEDMMSGNQGATAVASYDETALCSNTFRILKSMVVGWVREITQYHNVYADNQVMHFYRWLRSPSSLLYDPALHRTLLNMMKKIFLQLVAEFKRLGSSVVYGNFNRIILSTKKRRIDDAIAYVEYITNSIHSREIFHSLSITFSRCWEFLLWMDPANYGGVKGNVPSSIMYGETGTDKTKKGMKEGDNEGSEDEEDEDDEAEEERDGEEDAVEDLIESSWNIMQYLPQAASCQKYFLMIISAYIAAVYHSMREELRRNAPGATPIKRRGGSQASQQPAGDVGALPGMITFSQEYVSSELTQNIFTITQKIQKKVCGTRSVAQPSEMFPVLPGSHLPLNNPALEFIKYVCQVLSLDANIVNQVNKLKRDLLRLVDVGEFSEEAQFRDPCNSYVLPEVICHQCNFCRDLDLCKDPSVAQDGSVLPQWFCSNCQAQYDTDSIEMALVEALRKKLMSYTLQDLECAKCRGVKEANMPLYCSCAGDFSLTFSTKSFTEQVDVFRSIAAHYNMNFLLETIDWILRMSS, via the exons atggtttTACAGAACAGCGGGAGATATAAATCAGACCGGAGTGGAGGAGCAGATCAGGACAAGCAGCA GGATGACGTGTCTAATTTGTCTGCCGTTAAGAGACTCGAGCGCAGTCAGTTCACGGATGAAATGGACGCCCGCTACGGCTTCGAACGCATGAAGGAGCCGGGAGAAAAAACCGGCTGGTTGATCAACATGCATCCG ACGGAGATTCTGGATGATGATAAGCGGATGATCAGCGCAGTggattattatttcattcaggAGGACGGCAACAGGTTTAAG GTGGCACTGCCGTACAAACCGTACTTCTACATCGCCACTAAACAG AACTGTGAGAGAGAAGTCGTGTCGTTTTTATCTAAGAAGTACCAGGGAAAGATCGCAAGGCTCGAGACCGTTCCCAAGGAGGACCTGGACCTG CATAACCACCTAGTGGGACTGAAGAGGAACTACATTAAACTGTCCTTTAACACGGTGGACGATCTTATCAAAGTGAAGCGGGAGATCTCACCTGCTGTGAGGAAGAACAGAGAGCGGGAGAAATCCAACGACGCCTACACGAGCATGCTGTCCAG cgcaCTTGCAGGCGGAAGCGTGATGACAGCCGACGAAGACGGCACGTCTAAGAAAATGTCCGACCAGCTGGACAACATCGTGGACATGAGGGAGTACGACGTGCCTTACCACATTCGACTGTCCATCGACCTCAAGATCCACGTG GCGCACTGGTATAACGTGCGGTACAGAGGAAGCGCGTATCCTCCGGAGATTGTGCGTCGGGATGACCTGGTGGAAAGACCA gatCCCGTCGTTTTGGCATTTGATATCGAGACCACCAAACTCCCGCTGAAGTTTCCAGACGCAGAAACCGACCAGATCATGATGATCTCGTACATGATCGATGGGCAG GGTTTCCTCATCACCAACAGAGAGATCGTCTCCGAGGACATCGAGGATTTCGAGTTCACCCCGAAGCCGGAGTACGAGGGCCCTTTTACCGTGTTTAACGAACCTGACGAG GCCGCTCTCATTCAGAGATGGTTCGAACACATCCATGAGACTAAACCCAACATTTTTGTCACCTATAACGGAGACTTCTTCGACTG GCCGTTCATAGAGGTGCGCGCCTCTCACCACAACCTCAACATGTATCAAGAGATCGGGTTTCAGAAGGACAGCCAGGGCGAGTACAAGGCCAGCCAGTCTATTCACATGGACTGCCTCAG GTGGGTAAAGAGAGACAGCTACCTGCCTGTCGGAAGCCacaacctgaaagcagcagcGAAGGCCAAGCTGAGTTACGACCCTGTGGAGTTGGACCCGGAGGAGATGTGCCGCATGGCCACCGAGGAGCCGCAG ACTTTGGCCACCTACTCGGTGTCAGACGCTGTGGCTACCTACTATCTCTACATGAAATATGTTCACCCCTTCATCTTCGCCCTGTGCACCATCATTCCCATGGAGCCTGACGAG GTGTTGCGTAAAGGTTCGGGGACTCTGTGCGAGGCGTTGTTGATGGTCCAGGCTTTCCACGCCAACATCGTTTTCCCGAACAAGCAGGAGCAGGTGTTCAATAAGCTCACGGACGACGGCCACGTTCTGGACTCGGAGACCTACGTGGGCGGCCACGTCGAGGCTCTGGAGTCCGGAGTGTTCCGCAGTGACATCCCGTGCCGCTTCAAAATG AATCCGGCGGCGTTCGACTTCCTGCTTCAGAGGGTGGAGCGGACTCTGCGTCATGCCGtcgaagaagaggagaagatcCCGCTGGAGCAAGTCACAAACTTTAACGAG GTTTGTGATGACATCAAGAAGAAGCTGATCTCATTGAAGGAAGTGCCAAACAGGATCGAGTGTCCTCTTATTTACCATCTCGACGTAGGCGCCATGTACCCCAACATCATCCTCACCAACAGGTTGCAG CCGTCTGCCATGGTCGATGAGGCGACCTGTGCTGCGTGTGATTTTAACAAACCTGGCGCTACCTGCCAGAGAAGGATGGCCTGGCAGTGGAGAGGAGAGATCA TGCCGGCCAGCCGCAGCGAGTTCCACCGTATTCAGCAGCAGCTGGAGTCTGAGAAGTTCCCTCCTCTGTTTCCTAACGGAAAACCGCGCGCCTTCCACGAGCTCAACCGAGAGGAGCAGGCTCGGCACGAGAAGAAACGTCTGGGAG ACTACTGCCGAAAGGCCTATAAGAAGGTGCACTTGACAAGGCTGGAAGAGAGAGTCACCACGATATGTCAGAGAGAGAATTCCTTCTACGTGGACACGGTGCGAGCGTTCCGAGATCGCCGCTACGAGTTTAAAGGACTGCATAAG GTGTGGAAGAAGAAGCTGTCTACGGCTCAAGAGAACTGCGACGCAGCTGAAGTGAAGCGCTGTAAAAATATGGAGATCCTTTACGAGTCTCTGCAGCTCGCACATAAATGCATCCTCAATTCCTTCTACGGTTACGTCATGAGAAAAGG AGCGAGATGGTATTCCATGGAAATGGCCGGCATTGTGTGTCACACGGGAGCCAACATCATCACCCAGGCCAGAGAGCTGATCGAACAGATCGG GAGGCCTTTAGAGCTGGACACTGATGGTATCTGGTGTGTCCTGCCTAACTCCTTCCCTGAGAACTTTGTCATCAAGTCCAGCAACGAGAAGAAGCCCAAAGTGACGATAAGTTACCCCGGGGCCATGCTGAACATCATGGTCAAGGCAG GCTTTACCAACGATCAGTACCAGGAGTTGTTGGACCCGGCCTCGCTGACGTACGAGACGAGGTCCGAGAACAGCATCTTCTTCGAGGTGGATGGACCGTACCTGGCCATGATCCTGCCTGCATCCAAAGAGGAAGGCAAGAAGTTGAAGAAGAG ATACGCCGTGTTTAACGAGGACGGCTCCCTGGCTGAGCTGAAGGGTTTCGAGgtaaagaggagaggagagctcCAGCTCATTAAGATCTTCCAGTCGTCGGTGTTCGAGGCTTTCCTCAAAGGCACCACCCTGGAGGAAGTCTACGCCTCGGTCGCCAAAGTGGCCGACTACTGGCTGGACGTGCTGTACAGCAAG GCAGCGAACATGCCGGACGCCGAGCTCTTCGAGCTGATTTCGGAAAATCGCTCCATGTCCCGGAAGCTGGAAGACTACGGCGAGCAGAAGTCCACTTCCATCAGCACCGCCAAACGTCTGGCGGAGTTCCTCGGAGACCAGATGGTGAAGGACGCGGGTCTGAGCTGTCGCTACGTCATCTCTCGCAAACCCGAGGGCTCTCCTGTTACCGAGAG GGCAATTCCTCTGGCTATATTCCAGGCTGAAGTTAGCGTTAAGAAGCACTTCCTGCGCAAATGGCTGAAGATGCCCAGCCTCCATGACATGGACATCAGATCA ATCCTGGACTGGGGTTACTACATCGAAAGATTAGGCAGTGCCATACAGAAGATCATCACCATTCCAGCAGCACTACAGCAG gTGAAAAACCCAGTGCCGCGAGTGCGCCATCCAGACTGGCTGCATAAGAAGCTTCTGGAAAAGAACGACATCtacaaacagaagaaaatcaGCGAGATGTTCACCAGTGAAGGAAAGAGACAG gTGGCCAATCAGACGGAGCCGGGCGAGACTCCCGATATGGAGGATTTTAGGGTTCCACAGCGCCCCCTACAGCCTGCCATCCTCATTAGTACTAAGAGGAAGCGAGCGTCTCAGGGTGAGGACAGCCAGACTGAGTCTCAGGAGCTGGAGCTCACACAGTCCTGGAGAGAGATACTGGGTCCTCCGCCACCTATGGGTACAACACAG GAGGAGAGGCTGGTGTGGCTGCGCTACCATAAGAAGAAGTGGGAGCTGCAGATCCGGCAGAGGAAAGAGCGCAGGAAGAGACGGCGCATGCTTGACGGAGAAGCTCAGCCGACCGGAGGCGGCGTGATCAGGGACGGACCGACAACAGGGCTAGGGAACTTCCTCCGCAGGACGGCCCGGAGCATTCTAGACATGCCCTGGCAAATAGTACAG ATTGCAGAAACCAGTCACCCAGGCCTGTATAAGCTGTGGGCGGTGATCGGCACTGACCTGCACTGCATGAAGCTTAATATCCCACGAGTGTTTTATGTCAACCAGAGAGTGCCGAAGCAGGAAGACGGGGCCACGTACAAAAAG GTGAACCGGATTTTGCCGCGTTCCAACGTGGTGTATTACCTGTACCAGTACTCAGTGCCTGAGGACATGTATCAGGAACACATCAATGAGATCAACGCAGACCTTTCTGCCCCAGACATAGAGGGCGTCTACGAGACACAG GTGCCGCTGCTATTCCGGGCGCTGGTGCAGCTCGGCTGCGTGTGCATGGTCAATAAGCAGGTGGTGAGGGCGCTGGCTGGCCGAGAGGCCGACACCTTCGAGCTGGATCacctggagatgaggtcgctcGCTCAGTTCGGCTACCTGGAGCCAG GCAGCGTGAGACACATCTACCTGTACCATCACAGTCAGGGCCACAAGGCTCTGTTCGGCCTCTTCATCCCCTCTCAGCGCAAAGCCAGCGTCTTCGTCCTCGACACG GTTCGGAGTAACCAGATGCCGAACCTGAGCACGCTGTACGGAACGGAGCGCACCGCGCTGTTAGAGAAGACCTCAGAGGAGCTGCTGCCTCCAGAGAAGCACCTGTTCGAAGTGCGCGCTGAGAACGACGTGAAGGCTATTTACCGCGCAGTGCAGCGCATTCTGCTCAGCTATAAG GAGGAGCGTCGCGGTCCCACTCTCATCGCTGTGCAGTCTAACTGGGAGCTGCGGCGTCTGGCGGCCGGCATGGCCGTGCTGGAGGAGTTCCCCGTGGTTCCCGTGCACGTGACCGACGACATCAGCTACAGCGTGCTGGACTGGCAACGGCACGGCGCACGCCGCATGATCAAACACTACTTAAACCTGGACAGCTGTCTTTCACAGGCCTTCGACATGGCGAG GTATTACCACTTGCCTGTAGGGAACCTGCCCGAGGACATCTCCATATTTGGCTCGGACCTCTTTCTGGCTCGTCACTTGCGGAAGCACAACCACCTGCTGTGGCTTTCACCCACAGCGAGACCCGACCTCGGGGGCAAGGAGGCCGACGACAGCCGCCTGGTGATGGAGAGCGACGAGCGGGGCTCGGTGGAGATCAACGCCCCGGGCTGCTTCTCTACAG tgtgtgtggagttggaCATTCAGAGCTTGGCGGTGAACACCATCCTCCAGTCGCAACACGTGAACGACATGGAGGGCGGAGCCAGCATCGGCGTGAGTTTTGATGTCATTCAGCACGCATCATTGGAGGACATGATGTCAGGAAACCAGGGCGCGACCGCTGTGGCTAGTTATGATGAGACTGCACTCTGCTCCAATACCTtcag gatccTGAAGAGTATGGTAGTTGGCTGGGTGCGTGAGATCACCCAGTACCATAACGTGTACGCAGATAATCAGGTGATGCACTTCTACCGCTGGCTGCGCTCCCCCAGCTCGCTCCTGTACGACCCGGCGCTGCACCGCACCCTGCTCAACATGATGAAGAAGATTTTCCTCCA gCTGGTCGCTGAGTTTAAGCGGCTCGGTTCCTCCGTGGTCTACGGGAACTTCAACCGCATCATCCTCAGTACCAAGAAAAGGCGCATCGACGACGCCATCGCCTACGTGGAGTACATCACCAACAG CATCCACTCACGAGAGATCTTCCACTCTCTGTCCATCACCTTCTCCCGATGCTGGGAGTTCCTGCTGTGGATGGATCCGGCTAACTACGGAGGAGTCAAAGGGAACGTGCCCTCCAGCATCATGTACGGAGAG ACCGGCACGGACAAGACAaagaaaggaatgaaggaaggagacAATGAGGGcagtgaggatgaggaggatgaggatgatgaagcaGAGGAAGAGCGAGATGGAGAGGAGGATGCGGTGGAGGACCTGATTGAGAGCAGCTGGAACATCATGCAGTACCTGCCTCAGGCTGCTTCCTGTCAGAAATACTTCCTTATGATCATCTCAG CGTACATTGCCGCCGTGTATCACAGCATGAGGGAGGAGCTCAGGCGAAATGCTCCTGGAGCCACGCCCATAAAGAGGCGGGGCGGAAGCCAAGCGTCCCAACAGCCTGCCGGTGACGTCGGTGCACTCCCTG GCATGATCACGTTCTCTCAGGAGTACGTGTCGAGCGAGCTCACGCAGAAcatcttcaccatcacacaGAAGATCCAGAAAAAGGTGTGCGGGACCCGCAGCGTGGCTCAACCGTCTGAAATGTTCCCCGTGCTGCCAGGATCCCATCTGCCCCTCAACAACCCCGCTCTGGAGTTCATCAAATACGTCTGTCAG GTTCTCTCGCTGGACGCGAACATCGTGAACCAGGTGAACAAGCTGAAGCGGGATCTCCTGCGCTTGGTGGACGTCGGGGAGTTCTCCGAGGAGGCTCAGTTCCGCGACCCCTGCAACTCCTACGTCCTGCCAGAGGTCATCTGCCACCAGTGCAACTTCTGCCGTGATCTCGACCTCTGCAAGGACCCTTCCGTAGCCCAG GACGGTTCGGTCCTGCCGCAGTGGTTCTGCTCCAACTGCCAGGCGCAGTACGACACCGACTCCATCGAGATGGCGCTAGTGGAGGCTCTGAGGAAGAAGCTGATGAGTTACACTCTGCAGGACCTG GAGTGTGCCAAATGCAGAGGAGTGAAGGAAGCCAACATGCCTCTGTACTGCAGCTGCGCAGGAGACTTCAGTCTCACCTTCAGCACAAAG AGCTTCACCGAGCAGGTCGACGTGTTCAGAAGCATCGCTGCTCATTACAACATGAACTTCCTGCTGGAGACCATCGACTGGATCCTGAGGATGAGCAGTTAG